Proteins encoded in a region of the Pieris napi chromosome 5, ilPieNapi1.2, whole genome shotgun sequence genome:
- the LOC125049976 gene encoding putative carbonic anhydrase 5: MWPFAILLIGAGTIHGAEWSYDYETQWPGQCNEGKMQSPINIMSRSALVDRHGLHIRGPLVFRGYNKVNVTAYNDGHTLKWTLVDDAPVPMVYGGPLRGNYSFMQFHLHWLSEHAIDGMKYPMEIHMVHIKTGLTLDEALQRPDGLSVIAILCQVNSGGASDYALGEIESYFPKLVERNSVYPDPAVLDFTRLLSPEPQSFYTYHGSLTTPNCQEVVTWVVMDRPLIISDTQYKQISRVDVGRIDNYRSLQAVDREIYRSLASCASTALPGLLGLLITFLNLSSSLSTVLSKGVCTLVNIKRKFLGSTIQNCTVKTN, translated from the exons ATGTGGCCTTTtgcgattttattaattggtgCCG GTACAATCCATGGAGCAGAGTGGTCATATGATT ATGAAACCCAATGGCCTGGGCAATGCAACGAAGGTAAAATGCAGTCACCCATCAATATAATGAGCCGCAGTGCACTGGTGGACCGGCATGGACTTCACATAAGGGGCCCTTTAGTGTTCCGAGGATATAACAAGGTCAACGTCACAGCCTATAATGATGGTCATACGT tgAAATGGACGTTGGTTGATGATGCACCAGTTCCGATGGTGTACGGCGGCCCACTGAGAGGAAACTATAGCTTCATGCAATTTCACCTACACTGGCTCTCTGAACATGCCATCGACGGAATGAA ATATCCGATGGAAATTCACATGGTGCACATAAAGACTGGCCTCACGTTGGACGAGGCACTTCAGCGGCCGGACGGCCTCAGCGTTATTGCTATCCTTTGTCAG GTAAACAGTGGTGGTGCTAGTGATTATGCCCTCGGAGAAATCGAAAGTTACTTTCCAAAACTGGTGGAGAGGAACTCGGTGTACCCAGATCCAGCTGTTTTAGATTTCAC ACGTCTCTTAAGCCCCGAGCCACAGTCCTTCTACACATATCACGGATCACTTACGACTCCCAACTGCCAGGAAGTCGTCACATGGGTTGTAATGGACAGACCCCTCATCATATCCGATACACAG TACAAACAAATAAGTCGAGTCGACGTCGGTAGAATAGACAACTACAGAAGTCTTCAAGCAGTAGACCGCGAAATATACCGCAGCCTTGCGTCCTGTGCCTCCACAGCTTTGCCCGGTCTTCTGGGACTTCTAATTACTTTCCTGAATCTCTCTTCTTCACTTTCCACCGTTTTGAGTAAGGGTGTCTGTACATTAGTCAATATAAAGAGAAAGTTTTTGGGCAGTACGATTCAAAATTGCACTGTCAAAACGAACTAA